From the Candidatus Eisenbacteria bacterium genome, the window GGAAAGAGAGCGAACGCGCGCCGAAGCGCCTCCCCGAGGGCTTCCGCCGTCGCCTCTTCGAAGCGGAAGCCGTTCGCGGTCCCCGCATCGACCGTGTCCCTGTTGTGGTCGATCACGGTGTCCGCGAGCCCTCCGGTCGCGCGGACGATCGGCACGGTCCCGTACCGGAGGCTGTACATCTGGTTCAGCCCGCACGGCTCATAGCGCGAGGGCATGAGGAAGAGATCGGCCCCCGCCTCAATCCGGTGCGCGAGCGCATCGTCGAACTTGAGGTGCACGCTCACCTTCCCCTTCATCTTCTTGGCGAGCCCGCGGAAGATCGTGTGGTACCTCTCGTCGCCGGTTCCAAGGAGAACCAGTTGGAACTTCACGCGCCGGAGTCGAGGAAGAACGTCGACGACAAGATCGAGCCCCTTCTGGTCGGCGAGCCGCGTGATCATCCCGACGAGGGGGACTTCGGGATCGACCCGAAGCCCGCACTCTTCCTGGAGCGCGCTCTTGCACCTCCGCTTTCCTCCGAGCCGGTCGATCGAGTAGCGCGCCGGGATGAGCGGGTCCGTCGCCGGATTCCAGACTTCGGTATCGATCCCGTTCAGGATCCCCCAAACACGATCCGCGCGCTCGGCGAGCACGCCCTCCATCCCCTCCCCGAACTCCGAAGTCCGGATCTCCTCTGCATACCGGCGGCTCACCGTCGTGATCGCGTCGGCGAACACGATGCCCGCCTTGAGGAAGCTGACCTTTCCGTAGAACTCCAGGCCGCCGTGCGGGCGGTAAAGTTCCTCGGGAAGACCGGTCCACGCATAGTCCTTCGGAGGGAATACTCCTTGATACGCGAGATTATGAATCGTGAAGACGCTTCGGGCCTCGCGGAGCGGGCCTTCCGATCCGCGCTTCCGGGCGACGTATGCCGGAAGGAGCCCGGTCTGCCAGTCGTTGCAATGGACGATGTCGACCTTCTCCCCGATCCCCTCGGCGATCGCCGCCGCAGCCTTGGAGAAGAAAGCGAAGCGGGCGGCGTTGTTCGGATAATCGCCTTCCGGCGTCCCATAAAGCCCCTCGCCGGCTTCGTAGTACTCGGGATGTTCCACGAGCAGAAAGCGGCTCTCCCCCTCCATCGGCGACTCGAAGATCCGCGCGGTCTCCTCGCTCCGCCCCATCGGGACGCGGACGGTTCGGTTGGCGGGACGGATCGGAAGGGACTTCTTCTTCACGGCGCCGTAGTAAGGGAGAATCACCGTCACCTGGTGCCCCTTCCGGGCAAGCGCGGGGGGTAGAGCGCCGGCGACATCGGCCAGACCTCCGGTCTTCGCGAACGGCTCGACTTCGGATGACACATAAACAATATGCATACGATCGACCGTTGCGCCCTCTGGGCGCGGTTTCTCTCCTCACGGGCACCGCGTGTCGACATCGAGGGGAAGCGCGGCCGGCGGGCGAGGAGAGCGTGTTTCCCGGGGAGTATGCCCGAGATCGCCGGGCCTGTCCAGACCGGCGCGGAAGGCGCGCGAGGGTTGGGAGGGGGTGCATAACGAATTGTGGAAAAAGAAGTTACAAGGGCGCGATCCGCGGAGTCTTCGCGAGGACTCGCCTTCGGAAGCGGGCGAAGGCGAGGCCGAGCCTCCTCGTGACCGGACCCGGCGCCGGAAGACGAAGAGACGCCCCGTTCACGCGTCCGATCGGGAGAACCTCCGCCGAGGTGGCGGTGAGGAACGCCTCGTCCGCCTCCCGGATCTCGCCGAGCCGGACCGTCCTCTCCTCGATCGGAATCCCCTCTTCCCGCGCGACGGCGAGAACGACGCTCCTCGTGATCCCGGGGAGAAGGCCCCGCACCGCGGGCGTGACGAGCCGTCCGCGTTTCACGAGAAAGAAAGACGAGGAGGTTGCTTCCGTCACCCGCGCGCGCGGACCGCGCCCGCGATGAAGCACCGCCTCGTGCGCGCCCGCTTCGTCCGCCCTTCCTCTTGCGAGAACGCTGGCGAGAAGGTTCGTGCTCTTGAGGTGCGTTGAGAGCCAGCGTTCGTCCGGAAGGGTGACGACATCCGCCCCGCGCCGGCGGAGCGCGGCGGGGATCATTGGGAGATCGAGCCGGACCGCGAAGACGGTCCCGCGAAGACCGGGGGGCGGCGCGAGTCTCCGCGGCCCCTCCCCGCGTGTCCACTGGAGCAGGACGAGCCCGTCCGGTTTCTCCGAACGCGCGACGAGGCCGCGCACCGCGCGCGCGATCGCTTCACGTCCGAAGCGTTCCGGAAGGGCGATCGCCTTCGCCTCGCCGAAGAGACGGTCGAGATGTTCGTCGAGCAAAAAGATCTTGCGGCGGTAGAAGCGGACGACCTCGTAGAGCGCGTCCCCGTAGAGGACTCCTCGGTCGAGAACGGACACTCGTGCGCCCGACTCGCTCACGAACCGCCCGTTCAGCCAGAACCGCTCGCGCTTCGCCGCGCGGGAGGACTTTCTCAATATCCTTCCCCGGAAGAGACGCTCCGCCTTCGCCGCGCGATGAGTCTAGTCGAGGAAGCCCGCGGAGACAACAAGAGGAGCGGGGCGCGCTCAGGCTTCCGGATCGTGCCAGTAGACGCTGATCCGGCTGATTCGACCGCCGCCTGAATCGCATGCTTCGAAGGCGAGGGTGCTGTTCCCTCGTTCGTAGCGATACGTGCTCTCGGAGGGGCCTGCCGCGGGAGGTCCGAACACCTCAAGCAGATCGCAGAGACGTTTGCCGACAAAGTCGAGGAGCGGCTCGGAGACGCCGCGCGTCGCGAGGAATCTCTTCAGCTCTCGGCCGTCGCTCTCAGCGTCGGCGAGAACGGAGACGTACGTGATCCGCTCGGACTCCGTGTCGCAAATCACGCCGATGCTCTCGGAGCGGGTTCCATCCACGCGGTAGCAGACAAGGACTCGACTGGTCTCCTCGTCGACGTGAATCCGGTCGCGATGCGCGGCTCCGAGAAGAGCGAAGAGACGCTCCCGCGTGTCTCCCGGCTCGAGACCGATGAACCGCCGACCTTTCATCATCGCGACCCCGCCCGAGCCCTCGACCCGCCCGGCGCCCGGCTCGTTGTCAGACCTCTTCATCCGCCTCACATGCTCTCCCGCGCATCCTGGAAAAGGAATAGGCTCCGAGCAAACGCTCTTCAGAAAGAAAGACGGAGCCGGAAGAGGGAAGCGTACCGCGGGCCGCGGAAGGCAGGCGCTCAATTCGAAACAGACGGCCGCCTGTCGATCGGACGCCACCCTTCGGCGGTGAGGAAGCGGGTCTCACACGCGAGCCGTTCGCTCTCAACATCGAGGTCCGCTTCGACCGCGTCGGGATGACTCTTGAAGATCAACCGGCGGAACGAGTCCGTAAACTGGACGCTCTCCAGAGACGGACGACTCGGCTCCGAGAAGTCGCACGCATAGAGAATGCTCCTCAAGGTCACTTCCCCCGCTTCCCCCCCGCCCTCCACGAAGATGCGGAAGACGCCGGGTCGATCCTCGACGACTTTCAGCACGTGCGCGCGCGTGTGAGAGAAGGCGTCGAGCGGGAAACGGATCGAAACGACGACTCCTTGGTCCCGGCTCTCCGGGTCCGTCAGCGACGGAATCTCGCCCGCAAACCGCGGTCCTTCCGGCAAGGAGAGCCGGGAAGAGCGGATCAGCGAGAGGAGTCCCATTCCCGTTTCGTTGTCCGTCCCGCATAAGAAAGCCGCCGGATCTCGGTCGACCGCTGCGGGATACACGCCCTCGATGTGCCCTTCGTTCCGCAGCATGCCGAGATGCTCTCCCGTCGCTCCGTCGATCCGATCGACGAAGCTGAGCGCGCGCAGCGGAACTTTGCGCAGCGTGAGGAGAGTCAGCGAACCGCCTTGCCGTTCCCCGGAATAGAAAGCGAGCCACTGGAGTTCCTCGCAAGGAGCCGTCGGCGGGAAACCGAAGGAAGCCGCCGAATGCTCCCACCGCCGCGTCCCATTTCGGTCGAACGCGGCGAGGAGGTCGGTCTTGGTGGGGTTTCCTCGGTACATCGCCACGACCTCGTTCTTCCCGTCCCCGTCGAGATCCAAGACGGCGAGTCGCGTTCCGATCTTGTCGAAGGTGCAGCTCTCGACCATCTCCGGGCGCATGAGGCGGCCTTCGAGAACCGCCGTGTCCCTTCCGTGCGTGTTCGTGGCGACGATTCGATTCCCCTCCCATCGCGCGGTGACCGGGAGGTTTCTCTCAAAGACGAATTGTTGAACGATCAAAAATCCGAGAAGAGGAACGGCGAGCGCCGCGATGCCGACGAGAAGCGGGCTCATCGGGAAGCGCTTCGCCGCGGCGGCCGCTCTCTCCCGCACGTTCCTCGGCGCGGCCTCGACCGCATCCGGATCTCTCCAAAGCCCGGAGAGCGTCGAAACGCCGCGCACGCGAAGATGACGATTCGGATGCCGCTCCTCGATCACGCGGGCGGTTCTCTCCGCTTCCCCGAGCTGCTCCGCCGGCACGAAAAGCGCGTCAACCGGACCGTGAAAGCACGCGGAGACTTTGGCGGCGAGCGTTCCCTCGTCGACCGGACCGACGCGGTCTCCCTCGACGACGCCGGTGAAAGCGGTCCGCGGCCGCACTCGCCCGCGCAAGGAGCCGACCCCGAGGGCGGAGTAGGCGGAAGCGCCGGCGAGGAAGAGGCCAAGCTCCGCGCTCCGTCCCTCGAGGCTCGCGGCGGCTTCGTCCCAATCGACGCGAAAGAGACACCTGCGAAGAGGCGGAACCGATCGGATTCCGAGCGAAGGGATCTGCGCGAAGACCTCGCGAAGCTCGCGCTCGCGCTGGCCGGGCACGCCCCGAAGGATGACCGGAGCGCTCCCCGGCGTGGTCCGAAGCATCCCCTCGACTCGAACCGTGATCGGAACGAGAAGACCGCAAGCGATGCCGCGGAAAAGGGGAGAGAGAGCCTCCGCGCCGCGCACCGAGGCGACGACGGGGACGAGGACGCGTTCCTCGAACCCACCGCGCGCGGAGAACGCGGGAACGGTCCCGGTCCCCTTCCGCGATTGTGACGCGTCTCGCTCCGCGGCTTCGAACGCTTGCGCGGCTTCTTCGAGATCGCGCCTCCATCTTGCCTCCGCGGCGTGAGACGGGACCGGCCGCTTCCGGATCTCCTCGAGAACACGCCGGATCTCGTCCAGGGAGTCGCCCGAGAAGAGATGCGCCGGCGAGGAGGCAAGCGCCGAGGCGAGACCTTGCGCCGCGCGGAAACCGTATGCGCTCCACGTGGTCGCTCCGAGCGGGAAGACCGCGGCGAGAAAACGCGCCCGAAGGAGAAGAGCAATTGCGGGAGGCTGCCCGATCGCGAGGAGTTCCTCGACCTCCGCGTAGGCCTCGTGAACCTCCCTCGGATTCATGCGGGCCCCCGCCTCGGCTTCGTGCGGCCGATCAAGGAAGCACAAGTTGGATCCGACCGGACGGGATCTCGGAGAGGACCGCGTGCCCCGACTCGTCGAAGGGGACCTCTCCGCCCTCGAAGCGGAGAAGCGCGCGGCGATGCGATTCCTCCTCCCCGCCGGCGAGAAGAACCGCTGTTCGACCCGCTCCGCTCTCGTTCGTGAAGACGCGCACGAGGTAGAGACCGTCGCGGCTCGCGAACGAGCGGACCGCGCTCCCCTCGGCGCGGTCCGGACCTTCCGATGCGGGAGTCGCGTGTCGCGCGGCGAGGGAATAGGCGCCTTCGCGGTCCGGAGGTCCGACCCGGCGGGAGGGCCTCTCGGAGATCTCCTCCAACTCGATGACGTTCGGTCCGGGCGGAGCGGCGGCGAGAGCGGGGGAGATGTACTCCGCGGCCTCGGCGAGAACGCGGCGCTCCGTCTCGAGAAAGAGGGAGAGGAGATCGCCGCAGCGGAAGCACTCCCTCGCGTGATCGAGAAAGGCGGAGAGGTCGCTCGGGAGGCTTGTCTCACCCGACGCCTCCGCCGCCGCCCGGAGGATCGCCGCCCGCTCGATCCGTTCCTCGTCCCAACACCCGTTCATTTCGACCTCAAGGAAGTTCGTTCGCCCCTCATCGCGAGCCACCCGCGCAAGCGGCGCACCGTGTAGTCCAAACGTCTCTGATAGAGATCGCGATAGAGATCCTCGGTCACCCCGGGGAGAACTTCGCCGACGAGGCCCT encodes:
- the glgA gene encoding glycogen synthase GlgA, encoding MHIVYVSSEVEPFAKTGGLADVAGALPPALARKGHQVTVILPYYGAVKKKSLPIRPANRTVRVPMGRSEETARIFESPMEGESRFLLVEHPEYYEAGEGLYGTPEGDYPNNAARFAFFSKAAAAIAEGIGEKVDIVHCNDWQTGLLPAYVARKRGSEGPLREARSVFTIHNLAYQGVFPPKDYAWTGLPEELYRPHGGLEFYGKVSFLKAGIVFADAITTVSRRYAEEIRTSEFGEGMEGVLAERADRVWGILNGIDTEVWNPATDPLIPARYSIDRLGGKRRCKSALQEECGLRVDPEVPLVGMITRLADQKGLDLVVDVLPRLRRVKFQLVLLGTGDERYHTIFRGLAKKMKGKVSVHLKFDDALAHRIEAGADLFLMPSRYEPCGLNQMYSLRYGTVPIVRATGGLADTVIDHNRDTVDAGTANGFRFEEATAEALGEALRRAFALFPKRRAWLRLVRTGMAADFSWERSAREYETLFKRLLAEPAPVSG
- a CDS encoding aminotransferase class IV — protein: MRKSSRAAKRERFWLNGRFVSESGARVSVLDRGVLYGDALYEVVRFYRRKIFLLDEHLDRLFGEAKAIALPERFGREAIARAVRGLVARSEKPDGLVLLQWTRGEGPRRLAPPPGLRGTVFAVRLDLPMIPAALRRRGADVVTLPDERWLSTHLKSTNLLASVLARGRADEAGAHEAVLHRGRGPRARVTEATSSSFFLVKRGRLVTPAVRGLLPGITRSVVLAVAREEGIPIEERTVRLGEIREADEAFLTATSAEVLPIGRVNGASLRLPAPGPVTRRLGLAFARFRRRVLAKTPRIAPL